The genome window AAAGACCCGGCCGGCGCAGGCGGACGACCTGCACCCGGATGACCGAATCATCCGCTGGGCGAGGATCAAGCCGGAGGTCCCGGAAAGCGTGTACCGCCAGATCGAGGCGCTGAACATCAAGGGCGTCTATGGTCCCCACATCTACCGCCGCGCTTATCCCCATAAGCGGCTCGCGGCGCACCTCATCGGCTACGTGAACAAGGAGGGAGTGCCGACGACAGGCGTCGAGCGCTATGCGGACTTCTACCTGCGGGGCCAGAATGGCTGGAGGGAATCCGAGAAGGACGGGCGCCAGCGGGAGCTTGCGCAGTTCCGGAGCAGAGAGGTGCCGGCCACTGACGGTTACAACGTGGTGCTGTCCATCGACGCCGCCATCCAGAGCTGGGTGGAGGAGGAGCTTGAGCACATTGCCAAGGAGTTCAACCCGCAACGCGCGGTGATCATCGTGAGCGATGCGCGGACGGGCTTCCTGCTCGCCCTGGGCAACTACCCCACGTTCGACCTCAACGAATTCAGCACGGCTCCCCTCGATCACCAGCGCAACTACGCCATCACCGACCAGCTTGATCCTGGTTCCACGTTCAAGATCGTGCCCGCCGCCGGTGCGCTCAACGAGGGCCTGGTGGCGCCGACCACGCGTTTCGACTGCATGACGCCGGTTGTGGAGTATCGCGGCAAGCCACGGCGCCTGATGGTCGACGACCACAAATACGACCATGCCTTGTCGGTTGCCGAGATCATTTCCCACTCCAGCAACCGCGGGGCGGCGCTCCTCGGCATGAAACTTGGGGATGACAAGCTTTACGAGTACGCGCGTGCCTTTGGCTTCGGACGGAAGACCGGCTTTCCCTTCGGTGGCGAGATCAGTGGCTCGATCAATCCCCCGGACAAATGGAGCGGCATCGACATCACCCGTATTCCGGCTGGTTACTCCATCAGCGCCACGCCGCTCCAGATCCATTGCGCGATGGCGACCATCGCCTCCGGGGGTGAATGGCGCCGGCCGCTGTTGATCCGAGAGGTGCGCGACAATATTGGAGATACGATTTATCGCCTCGGTTCCTCCGAAGGCACGCGTATCGTAAAACAGGATACCGCTTGGCAGATGGCCCAGATGCTCGAGGGCGTTGCCTCCCCGAAAGGCACGGCGCCCAACGCCGCCATCCCGGGATACCAAGTAGCCGGCAAGACCGGCACCGCGCAAAAGCTCATCAACGGACGGTATTCGGACAAGAACCACGTCGGCTCCTTCACCGGCTTCTTCCCGGCGAGCGCACCCCGGGTCGTCATCACCGTTATCGTCGACGATGGCAAGGTGGCCACGGGCAATGCCTATGGGCGCGTCGTCGCCGCTCCAAGTTTCAAACGTGTCGCGGAGAAGCTCATTCCCTACCTCGACATCAAGCCCATACCCGAGGCCGGGACCCGCATCCTCGCCTCTCATGCCGCCCTGCCATGATTGGCTACCTTATCCAGGATTCAGCTCTCATAAACGCATTTCGCGCCCCGGCGACGGGGGGCGCTCGCAGGCGCACCCATTCAGAACAGAAAGTCATCAAGATGGCACCCAAACTCTCGGACTTCTTCAGCGAGGATCAGGTCGTTGCGATCAAGGGCAGCCTTGAACGCCCGATCTCGGGGCTGGTGATGGACAGCCGGCGCGTGGTCCCGGGCAACCTGTTCTTTGCCCTCCCGGGCTTGCGTACCGATGGCAATGGCTATGTCGACGAAGCGGTGGCGCGCGGCGCGGTGGCGGTTGTGACCTCCAAGCTCCCCGCGGCGGCCCCGACGAAAGTCACGTTTATTCAGGTGCAGGACCCGCGCGCTGAACTCGCGCGCGTATCGCAGAAGTATTACCGCAATCCCGATCGTGAAATGGCGGTGGTTGGTGTCACGGGCACCAATGGAAAAACGACGGTCACGCACCTCATCAAGCACTTCCTGAATGGCGACCAGAAAGTGGGCCTCATCGGCACCATCCACTACGATCTCGGCCAGCGCACGGTGCCCTCCTTCAAGACGACTCCGGAGTCCCTCGACATCTATGGCATGCTTTCGCAGATGCGCGACGCCGGGTGCAAGCAGGCCGTCATGGAGGTGAGCTCGCATGGCATCGATCAGAAGCGGGTTGCCGGGATGAGCTTTGGCGTGGCGGTGTTCACGAACCTGACACGCGACCACCTCGACTATCACAAGACGATGGAGTCGTATTATGAGGTGAAGGCGCGCCTGTTCAACGGTTGCTTCGGCTCGGCTCCCAAGGTGGCTGTGATCAACACCGACGACCCTTATGGCCGACGGCTCGTCGGTGAAGTGGCCCAGGAGACGAGAATTGTGACCTTCGGCGAGAATGCCGAGGCGCTTGTGCGCGCGGAAGACGTCGCGCTGGGCTTCAAGAGCACGCAGTTCCGGTTGGTGTGGCCTGGTGGCTCGGTGCTCGTGGAGAGTCCTCTCATCGGTCGCTACAATGTGAGCAACCTGTTGGCAGCCGTGGCGACCGCGTGGGCGCTCGGGCGCGACCCGATGGTGATCCTTGCCCGGTTGAAGGCGTTTAAAGGCGTACCGGGAAGGATGGAGCGCATCGAGGAAGGCCAGACGTTCAACGTGCTGGTGGATTATGCGCACACCGACGACGCCCTGCGCAACGCGCTCGGGATGCTTCGTACGATCACCCCCGGTCGGTTGCTCGTGGTGTTCGGTTGCGGCGGGAATCGCGATCGCACCAAGCGCCCGCTGATGACCAAGGCCGTTCAGGAGGTGGCCGACTTTTCTTTTGCGACCGCCGATAATCCACGGAACGAAGCGCTTTCCCAGATCTTCGAGGATATGCGGCAGGGAGTCACGGCTCCGGACAAGGTGGCGTGGATCGAGGATCGACGCCGTGCGATCAGCCTCGCCCTGGACATGGCCCAGCCCGGCGACTGCCTCCTCATTGCTGGCAAGGGGCATGAGTCGTATCAGGAGTTTGCCGGAACGGTCGTGCCGTTCGACGACCGCCAGGTGGTGCGTGAACTGATTGGCCTCAAGCGCCTGAAGCCCGGCCAAGCCTGACCTCTCATGCCGCTGTTTTCACCAGATCTTCTTGCAGCATGGAGCGGGGGACGCTGGACGGTGGCGCCGGCAGCCGACATTTCGGGCTTCACGCAGGATACCCGGGTGCTCAAGGCGGGTGATTGCTTCGTTGCGCTCAGGACGGACAAGCGGGATGGGCACGATTTTCTGAAAGCGGCGCAGGATGCGGGCGCGGTCGGGGCGGTGGTGAGTCGGCACGTTGCAGCCAGTGACATGCCCCAGTTGGTGGTGGCCGAGCCATTGCTTGCGTGGCAGGCGATGGCCCGGGAGCACAGAAAACAGTTCGCGCGGACTGTGGTGGGGGTGACAGGCAGTTGTGGGAAAACCTCCACTAAGAACCTCGCTGCTTTACTCCTTGGCGGAGCGCCCCAGGTGCTCGCGACCGAAGGCAACTTCAACAACCACCTGGGCGTGCCCCTGACGCTTTTGAAGATCGATTCGGCGGCGCACCTCGCCGCGGTCATAGAGGCGGGAATCAGCGGCCCGGGTGAAATGGATGTATTGGGTGACATGATACGCCCCGACCTGGGCATCGTGACCCTTGTCGGCCCGGCGCACCTCCAGGAACTGGGTGGTCTCGAGGGGGTGGCGCGCGAGAAGTCACGCCTCCTCCACCATGTGAAACGGAGCGGGCTGGCTGTGATCCCGGCGCAGTGTTGGGACTACGCCCCGTTCCGCGACCTTCCGGTGCCCTCGCTCGTGGTCGTACCCGCGGGTGCGCCTTGTGGAGCGCGCTGGCAGGTGAAGCTTCGGGTCGAGCATTCTTCCAGTGGAACCGTCCTTTGGCTGGATGAACGCCGGTTCACGCTCGGGCCCGTTAGCCCCGGAATGGCGCAGAACGCAGCGCTGGCCCTTGCGGCGGCATCCGAACTCGGTGTATCGGATGCGCAACTACAGAAGGCCCTTGCCCGCTACACGCCCGCGGCCCTCCGGGGGGAGGTTCGCCGGGAAGGCGGCACCTGGTACTACATCGACTGTTACAACGCCAATCCCGCCTCCATGCGCGATGCCCTCGAGGCCTTCAGGCTCAATGCGCCCGCGGGAGAGCCGCGGCTCTACCTGCTCGGCGGCATGGAGGAACTCGGCGGCGATGCTGCGACGCATCACCGTGAGCTGGGTCGAAAGCTGGCAGCCGGCGCCCGGGATGAGGTGTGGATCATCGGTACTCATGCCGCCGAAGTGGCCGGAGGGCTTGCAGAGTCAGGCTCCCGCGCGAAAGTTGAGTTGCTCAACGACCTGGCGCCGATTCGCGAGCGCCTCCGTACGTTTTCAGGTGCTGCCCTGGTCAAGGGGAGCAGGCGCTACGCCCTTGAACAGGCCTTGCCTTTTTCACCGCCCAGTCACTGACCGCCATGCTCAGTTATCTTGCCGATTTTGAGGAGTATTTTGGACCGTTGCGCTTGCTGCGGTTTATCACGCTGCGGATGTTGCTCGCAGCCGGCACGGCCACGGTAATCGGCTTCATTTTGGGCCCGTGGGTAATTCACAGGCTCAAGGTGCTGAAATTTGGGCAACACTACGATGATGACCGCACAGGTGAGCTCGCGCAGAAGTTCGACAAGAAGAACACCCCGACGATGGGCGGTCTCCTGATCTTTGCCGCGGTGGCTGGCAGTTCCCTGCTTTGGGCGCGCCCGAACATCTGGGTCCTGGTTGCGCTATTTGTGTACACGGCGCTGACACTTGTGGGTTTCCGCGATGACTACCTCAAGGTGGTGAGGCGAAGCCGGGATGGCATCTCCTCGCGCGAAAAGATGTTCTGGCAGACGGCAGTGACGGTGGTGGCGCTGGTGGCGCTCCTGGCGAGCGACGTGTCGAGCAACAAGATTCGCGAGCTGTGGGTGCCCTTCTTCAAGGAACCTGTCTTCATCTTCGCAGGGACCGCCGGGCTTCTGGCATTGTTCGCGTTGGTGTTCTTCTGGATTGTCGGTTTCAGCAACGCGATCAACCTCACTGACGGGTTGGACGGGCTTGCCATTGGTTGCACCATCATGGTGGCGCTCACCTATGGCATCATGGCGTACGCGGCCGGCAATATCCGGGTGGCGGACTACCTCCTCATAAGCCATGTGCCGGGCACGGGGGAGCTTGCGGTCGTCTGTGCGGCGCTGGTCGGAGCGGGAGTGGCCTTTCTGTGGTACAACTCCCACCCCGCGGAGGTGTTTATGGGAGACACCGGCTCGCTGGCCCTGGGCGGGCTGCTAGGGGTGATCGCCTTCATGGTCCAACAGCCGCTGACACTCGTGATTGTCGGGGGAGTCTTTGTCGCGGAAGCGATTTCAGTGATGATACAGGTTTCGGTTTTCAAATACACGAAACGGCGTTACGGAGAAGGACGACGATTCTTTCGCATGGCGCCGATTCATCACCATTTTCAGAAGCTGGGCTGGCCTGAGACCAAGGTGGTGGCGCGCTTTTGGATTATTTCGCTGCTGTGTGCCCTGGCGGGCTTGGGGACCCTCAAACTACGCTGATGCCACTCCACGCTCCAGATCTCCTGCAACCTCTCCTGACCCAGCCTGTCGCCGTGTTTGGCGGAGGCGTAAGCGGCAAGGCCGTCCTCGCCCTCTTGCGCCGCCTAGGCGCCGTCGGCACACTCTTCGATGAGAAGCAGGCGGATGCACGCAGCTCGTTCGGCCCAGTGGATGCCGAATCGAATCGGCTCGTGATCTTCAGCCCCGGTTTCCGGAGCGACCATCCGTGGCTCGAGGAAGCTCGGAGGCATGGCTGCACGTGCATGGGCGAGTTGGAATTCGCCGGCCAATTCTGGCGGGGGGCAATTGTCGCCATCACTGGCACCAATGGTAAGACGACGCTCACAGAATTCCTGATGCACGCCTTGCGCAGCGTGGGCCGTGAAGCCCGTGCCACCGGCAATGTGGGATACTCCTTTAGCGCCTTGGTGGCTGACACGGACGGGGGCGAGCCGCAGGGCGTTGCGGTTGTGGAAGTGAGTTCCTTTCAAGCTGAAACGTTTGACCGTTTCCGGGCGGATGCGGCGATCTGGACAAACTTTGCGGAGGATCACCTGGAAAGGCACCCGGGCATGAATGCCTATTTCGAGGCGAAGTGGCGCCTGTTTGATCGGACCGTGGGCGGAATCATCGTGGCGGGGTCGAGTGTGCAGAAGTATGCGGCGGAGTTTGGCCGGGTGCTTCCGGCGGACGCCTGTGTGGCGACTGAGGGCCAACCTGCTGACGTTCTGCTCGCCGGGACGGTGTTCGAACATTACCCGCAGCGGGAGAATTTCATCCTGGCGGCGGCTTGGTGGGTGCGGGCTGGTTTTTCTGAAATGGCGATTTATGAGGCGGCACGCACGTTCCGCCTCGGACGTCATCGCTTGCAGCGGGTCGCCGAGGCCAATGGCGTCACGTACTGGAATGATTCGAAGGCGACCAATTTTCACGCGGTCGAGGGAGCCCTGGGTCGCTTCACCGCGCCTGTCGTCCTGATTGCCGGTGGCAAAGGTAAGGGTGGAGACATCGCCTCCTTTGCCGCGCGCATCGCTCCGAAGGTAAAGGCGTTCGTTCTGATTGGCGAGACGGGGGATGAGATGGCCCGCGCATGCGAGCAACTGGGCGCGCGTCATGTCCAGTGCGCTTCGCTTGCGTACGCAGTGCAGCGGGCGTCGGAGTTTGCCCACCCCGGCGATCACGTCTTGCTCAGCCCTGGATTTGCCAGCTTCGACATGTTCCGCAATTATGAGGACCGCGGAGCGCAATTCGAAACCCTCGTCACTGCATTTAGCCATCCGGCTGCTTCGCCAGCCTGAGACCTCCCAACATGAATATCCTAAAGATCTTTGGAGTCGTGGTCGCCGTGCACATCACGGCGTTCCTCTTTGTCTTTGCCATCCCCGGCTGTCGTTCGACAACCAATCGCTCTTCGAACCAGAAGCCGATGGTCGAAAGCAAGCAGAACACGCTCCGGATTCCTGGCACAGGCAGCCCGAGCCGTCCCCCTCCGGTGGCGGCGACGGAAACCGGCGGTCCCATCTCCGCAAGCGCCGACGCACCCGTGGCGGAGGCCTCTGGGAGCACCATCGTTTTCCCAGGAGCACGACAGAACCCAATCAGACCCGATTCGCCCGAGGCCCAGACAACCGCGCCCGAACCCAAGACGTACACAGTCGCGCCGAAGGACAGTCTTTGGAGCATCGCCAAGAAGCACGGCGTGTCCGAGAAGGACCTCGCTGCAGCAAACAGGCTCAGGACGGGAGCCCCCCTGCGCGTCGGGCAGGTGCTTACGATCCCATTGCCTCCGGGCATGGGACCCGGCGAAGCGGTGGCGGCGCCCACGCCGACCTTTGTGTACAAGGTGCGCGCGGGTGAAAGCCTCGCGTTGATTGCCCGCCGCGCCGGCATCACCACCGCCGAGCTCAAGGCGATGAACAACCTGACGAGCGACATCGTGAGGGTGGGACAGGAGCTCACGCTTCCCGCAGCCGTCACCGCGCCCAAGCCCGAGCCGGCAAAGGCGCAAAAGCCGGGCACGATCCGGCATACGGTTAAACCCGGTGAAAGCCTGGGCGGCATCGCTCGCCGCTACGGGGTTCCCCTCAGGGAAATCGCCACGCTCAACCACATTGCGAATCCTGCCTCGCTGCGCGTGGGAACCGAACTCGTGATTCCCGCACCTCGAGGCAACGGCGCCGCGACTGCGGCTGCACCCGCGACGCAAGGTTCGACCCCGACGACCGCAGCCACCTCGGTTGCGCCCGTGCAGGAAACCTCTCCTGCCACCGCCGCGCCAGCGCCGACGCCGACACCGCGGATTGAGATTCCGCTCGTCGGCCCCGCGCCTGTGGAAAGCAGTCCCATTTCACCGGCCACCGACACCCCGCCAGTCAATCCAGTCGACGAATCCGGACTCGTCACACCCGCAAAGGAGTAACCGTTGAGCGATTCAATGGCATCCATTCCGCCATTCACGGATACTGTCCAGACGCCAAGACAGGCGCTGGGCTTGAACGCAGTCTCTGTAATGGTGGTGTGTGCGCTTGCTCTGACGGCGCTTGGCTTGACGATCCTTTTCAGCGCCAGCGCCTCGTTTAAGCAGGGTCCCTATTATTACCTCAACAA of Opitutaceae bacterium contains these proteins:
- a CDS encoding LysM peptidoglycan-binding domain-containing protein; translated protein: MNILKIFGVVVAVHITAFLFVFAIPGCRSTTNRSSNQKPMVESKQNTLRIPGTGSPSRPPPVAATETGGPISASADAPVAEASGSTIVFPGARQNPIRPDSPEAQTTAPEPKTYTVAPKDSLWSIAKKHGVSEKDLAAANRLRTGAPLRVGQVLTIPLPPGMGPGEAVAAPTPTFVYKVRAGESLALIARRAGITTAELKAMNNLTSDIVRVGQELTLPAAVTAPKPEPAKAQKPGTIRHTVKPGESLGGIARRYGVPLREIATLNHIANPASLRVGTELVIPAPRGNGAATAAAPATQGSTPTTAATSVAPVQETSPATAAPAPTPTPRIEIPLVGPAPVESSPISPATDTPPVNPVDESGLVTPAKE
- a CDS encoding UDP-N-acetylmuramoyl-L-alanyl-D-glutamate--2,6-diaminopimelate ligase, with product MIGYLIQDSALINAFRAPATGGARRRTHSEQKVIKMAPKLSDFFSEDQVVAIKGSLERPISGLVMDSRRVVPGNLFFALPGLRTDGNGYVDEAVARGAVAVVTSKLPAAAPTKVTFIQVQDPRAELARVSQKYYRNPDREMAVVGVTGTNGKTTVTHLIKHFLNGDQKVGLIGTIHYDLGQRTVPSFKTTPESLDIYGMLSQMRDAGCKQAVMEVSSHGIDQKRVAGMSFGVAVFTNLTRDHLDYHKTMESYYEVKARLFNGCFGSAPKVAVINTDDPYGRRLVGEVAQETRIVTFGENAEALVRAEDVALGFKSTQFRLVWPGGSVLVESPLIGRYNVSNLLAAVATAWALGRDPMVILARLKAFKGVPGRMERIEEGQTFNVLVDYAHTDDALRNALGMLRTITPGRLLVVFGCGGNRDRTKRPLMTKAVQEVADFSFATADNPRNEALSQIFEDMRQGVTAPDKVAWIEDRRRAISLALDMAQPGDCLLIAGKGHESYQEFAGTVVPFDDRQVVRELIGLKRLKPGQA
- the murD gene encoding UDP-N-acetylmuramoyl-L-alanine--D-glutamate ligase gives rise to the protein MPLHAPDLLQPLLTQPVAVFGGGVSGKAVLALLRRLGAVGTLFDEKQADARSSFGPVDAESNRLVIFSPGFRSDHPWLEEARRHGCTCMGELEFAGQFWRGAIVAITGTNGKTTLTEFLMHALRSVGREARATGNVGYSFSALVADTDGGEPQGVAVVEVSSFQAETFDRFRADAAIWTNFAEDHLERHPGMNAYFEAKWRLFDRTVGGIIVAGSSVQKYAAEFGRVLPADACVATEGQPADVLLAGTVFEHYPQRENFILAAAWWVRAGFSEMAIYEAARTFRLGRHRLQRVAEANGVTYWNDSKATNFHAVEGALGRFTAPVVLIAGGKGKGGDIASFAARIAPKVKAFVLIGETGDEMARACEQLGARHVQCASLAYAVQRASEFAHPGDHVLLSPGFASFDMFRNYEDRGAQFETLVTAFSHPAASPA
- the mraY gene encoding phospho-N-acetylmuramoyl-pentapeptide-transferase — translated: MLSYLADFEEYFGPLRLLRFITLRMLLAAGTATVIGFILGPWVIHRLKVLKFGQHYDDDRTGELAQKFDKKNTPTMGGLLIFAAVAGSSLLWARPNIWVLVALFVYTALTLVGFRDDYLKVVRRSRDGISSREKMFWQTAVTVVALVALLASDVSSNKIRELWVPFFKEPVFIFAGTAGLLALFALVFFWIVGFSNAINLTDGLDGLAIGCTIMVALTYGIMAYAAGNIRVADYLLISHVPGTGELAVVCAALVGAGVAFLWYNSHPAEVFMGDTGSLALGGLLGVIAFMVQQPLTLVIVGGVFVAEAISVMIQVSVFKYTKRRYGEGRRFFRMAPIHHHFQKLGWPETKVVARFWIISLLCALAGLGTLKLR
- the murF gene encoding UDP-N-acetylmuramoyl-tripeptide--D-alanyl-D-alanine ligase produces the protein MPLFSPDLLAAWSGGRWTVAPAADISGFTQDTRVLKAGDCFVALRTDKRDGHDFLKAAQDAGAVGAVVSRHVAASDMPQLVVAEPLLAWQAMAREHRKQFARTVVGVTGSCGKTSTKNLAALLLGGAPQVLATEGNFNNHLGVPLTLLKIDSAAHLAAVIEAGISGPGEMDVLGDMIRPDLGIVTLVGPAHLQELGGLEGVAREKSRLLHHVKRSGLAVIPAQCWDYAPFRDLPVPSLVVVPAGAPCGARWQVKLRVEHSSSGTVLWLDERRFTLGPVSPGMAQNAALALAAASELGVSDAQLQKALARYTPAALRGEVRREGGTWYYIDCYNANPASMRDALEAFRLNAPAGEPRLYLLGGMEELGGDAATHHRELGRKLAAGARDEVWIIGTHAAEVAGGLAESGSRAKVELLNDLAPIRERLRTFSGAALVKGSRRYALEQALPFSPPSH
- a CDS encoding penicillin-binding protein 2, translated to MSRGFASNYRIVLLSGFIFLGFAGVATRLVFLHVINREELVQYIEKTRRQIMVENARRGDILDTHGDTLATSLNMIDLGVDPSVLRPEDEAKWPELARLLELPFDRVASILRTKTRPAQADDLHPDDRIIRWARIKPEVPESVYRQIEALNIKGVYGPHIYRRAYPHKRLAAHLIGYVNKEGVPTTGVERYADFYLRGQNGWRESEKDGRQRELAQFRSREVPATDGYNVVLSIDAAIQSWVEEELEHIAKEFNPQRAVIIVSDARTGFLLALGNYPTFDLNEFSTAPLDHQRNYAITDQLDPGSTFKIVPAAGALNEGLVAPTTRFDCMTPVVEYRGKPRRLMVDDHKYDHALSVAEIISHSSNRGAALLGMKLGDDKLYEYARAFGFGRKTGFPFGGEISGSINPPDKWSGIDITRIPAGYSISATPLQIHCAMATIASGGEWRRPLLIREVRDNIGDTIYRLGSSEGTRIVKQDTAWQMAQMLEGVASPKGTAPNAAIPGYQVAGKTGTAQKLINGRYSDKNHVGSFTGFFPASAPRVVITVIVDDGKVATGNAYGRVVAAPSFKRVAEKLIPYLDIKPIPEAGTRILASHAALP